Genomic window (Octopus bimaculoides isolate UCB-OBI-ISO-001 chromosome 28, ASM119413v2, whole genome shotgun sequence):
CATGATAGCTTCAAACAAGCATCAAACGGAGTAAGGGCTGGCAGCAGAAAGCATCAACATTCCACCTGAAtcatgtaagcatagaaaagatgggatattaaatgatgacatGCAgagacaaaccaaaataataataaaaaaaggaatgtctttttttttctttttacatttatatttatttaaacagttCTTAACAAGCCTAACTTGTTGCCACGGCAGCTGAAGGGGCAGCTCCTTTCTTCACATGGGGCTTTGGTATCTTTCCCTCTCTGAAACCATttctgcagagagagagagagagagagagagagagagagagagagagagagagagaaaaaaaaattataattattgtttcaaatttcagcacagggccagcaagagaaaaaaacagacattaaatgaaagaatctccgagagtgtaatgggtgcttttatgtgccggtcaggtggtactggcaaaggccacgttcaacgtgtattttacgtgccacttgcacaggagccagtagttcacttgaagcattgtagtacagaagtagaaaaatgaacagaatgagaaataaggaaagcttctaacaatacAGAATGCTTTAAAAAATCCTTCATATTTCAGGTGCAAAGGCCTTCTTCAGAAGAATATAGGCTTGGCTCCTCTTTTTTTAAAACTGCATTTTAAGAAGctttccttatttctcatttcattcatttttctaataattttcaCACTGATACAAAATCttcccttaacccttttgttatcatatttctgttgaaataatgtttgttttaattacCTAATGAAGAATTAGTAAAACAACTTCATTATCACGATTACTGTCTAGTGTAAcctttattcattcacattattttgaattaatcatgcattaaagCTTGTATCTTTGAAACATCAATGACATGACTATTCATGTTTAGGACAACATTGTCAGGCAGAtgtgaggccagatctggccggtTTATTACCAGTCATAGCAGACCCAAATATTCAAactcattttatgttcaaaccagacaGATCCAGCCTCTCTTACAACATAATCTCTAAAacaatgtcattgaaatctcaaagctataatacatgatcaattcaaagcaatatgaataaataagcattacatttgacaataatcatcatcatcatcgtttaacgcctgctttccatggttggatgatttgaccgaggactgatgaaaccagatggctgcaccaggctccaatctgatctggcagagtttctacagctggatgccctccctaatgccaaccactccgagagtgtaatgggtgcttttatgtgccaccggcacgagggccggtcaggtggtactggcaaaggccacgctcaacatgtgtattttacgtgccacttgcacaggagccagtccagcggcactggcaacaacctcactcgaatgttttttcatgtgccagcaAGGCGTTGCTGGTAACGATCCACGCTCAAATGTTGcttctgaaagctaaagggttaggctggtgtttggaacataaattaacatagaatcTTAACGGGAAGTTTCAATTCAGTGAACATGTAACTCTTTAGCATCAAAGGCAAcctttattcacattgctttgaattaaccatacattatctcatagctgtgATTTAGTGGACAGGAAGTGAAAGACACATGTCATATGTGCGCGTTTGTGTCTGTTCTagcattgcatgatagttgtacaTAAGGGCCACTGTGATAGAAGCGGCATTGTTCATATCCAAAACactacaaaaacatgtctggccagggGCAACTATTACCCTGCTtaaaaacaagtgaaggttggtgcCAGGAAGGACATCCCCCCATAGAGAATTTGCCTCAACAAACCTCGTCCCACCTGTgcgaacatggaaaagtagatgatggtaccgtgccccagcatgggcacaacAATGACTCCTACCATTCGTACAAAGATCATAAACCTTATGGCCCagtgccaaccaaagctttggagattgaaagaatcccattgcataaagatatatttctatctttttacttatttcagtcctttgattgcagccatgctggagcactgtctcaAAGGACTTTAGTCtaagaaattgaccccaagacttattctttgtaaacctggtacttattctattagttccttttgccaaactgctaagttatggggatgtagacacaccaacactggttgtcaagcaatgatgggggtgggagacagacacaaacatacatatgtattatgcgacaggcttctttcagtttccatctaccaaatccactcacaaggctttggtcagtccaaagctatatagaagacacttgcccaaggtgccatgcaatggggctgaacccataactatgtagttgggaagcaagcttcttaccacacaaccacatacacatatataaaataagttgATAAAAAGAGTACAATGAACTTCCCATGAggagtaagaaaaaaaatctaacattTTAGACGGAGCAAATGTTTGGAATAGAGGTGTGTACATGTGGGGGAATGCcaatttttctgtaatttctgaACAATGACCAAAGATTGGTGATGGCTAACTTTTAGCCCAACCTGTTAAAATTTATACTTCTTTCTCATCTATTTTTCCTTAATCCTACTATCTGAATAcaagacatgatggtcatagttggaacacATCTGATATTTGATGACAGATCTAAATCAAGGAAGAACAGCTAcctaaacaacataaaatacatcaCATAATGTCAACCCAGATAAAATGAGATGGTCATCAACAGAACACACATGGCCACAAGCCAGCAGGAACGTAACACTAATCTGCTGGACCTAGGGCTAAATGAAAATCAACAAAACTGACCAACAATGATTCAGTGAGAGGGAAAAGTTGTCtgagatgagatggtcacaaaCGGAATACAAATTCAGTGAATCTAAGACAAACAGGCCAAAACACACGAGGTGGGATTAGTCAGACTTACTTGAATCTTCTGTAAACTGATTTCAAATGCTTCATACGACCAGTTCCAGTGGTCCTCCTCCTCCGTGATTTTACACTCCAGTTGTCTGGAACACAAAGGAAACAAACTCTTCATTGGGTCAGTCACCACaagggggcaaaaaaaaaaaaaaagaagacccaCTACAACCATTAACTTTTACTGTCCCatttcaaaatcttgaagccacaggtcactgcttggaatcaaacttggaaccttggggttagtagcccgcgctcttagcgcaggctactaaccccaagattccaagtagtgacctgaataataataataataatatcaatatcatacaattaaaccttgggagaggcattatgccggtaataaacacacgcactggttcagtcctttattaatttatatagttttctgttaaattatttcattgcactcttgcaatctcttcagtaacctgtctctccacttccatttattttgaaaaaatgatctggcgttgttttgaaactgtttgctatgagcatgtgagtgtgtgcacgcacttatgtgttcgtgcttatatgtaagtatgtgcgtccatgtgtgtgtttgtaacaattccgtttatatcagatcagatagaggcTTTGGACTTCTTTCTTccttcggtatgagcatgtgcaCGCTCGTATGTGACACATATCTCCCCAGGGAGATAtcttatattttgcatatacaACAGTAATGCATCAGCCAGCCAGTTTGGAATACAACAAATCATTAACTTTGTTTACCACTTTGTTTAAAGTGAGGGTTTTTCTAATGTAAGAGAAGCATAATTTTAACCCCTTGGTCTATAGTATTGGTTTTCAACaagattttgttttataaattgattgaattctacaatacacaagacatttcaattatttttatacaattccctGTTTctgttaagaaaaaaattacaggaCAGAGTTTAATATAAACTGAACTTACACGTCCTCTTACGAGCATTTGGATAGCCACAGGAAGCACATCGCTTCTTTTGAATATGGAACGAGCGTCGGCCACACCTCCTACAGTGGGTGTGTGACTTGTCGTTCCTCTTACCAAAACTTGAGGTACCCTTTGTCTGAAAGAAGTAAACAGTGAAAGCATTAGTGACTTACAATCTCAACACGTTTCAAATGGTTTAATGTTTCTGCATTGGCTTCATTATTTGGCTACCATCATCCTCAcatacatcatcgtttaacgtccgctttccatgccagcatgggttggacgatttgactggggactggtgaaccaggtggctacaccaggctccaatccaatctggcagagtttctacagctggatgcccttcctaacaccaaccactccgagtgtgtagtgggtgtattttacgtgccacctgcataagAGTCagcccagcggcactggcaacgatctcgattcaaatgtcttttcacgtaccaccggcacaagtaccaggaaggAGACGTTGgtaatgaccacgctcaaatggtgctatttacgtgccatctgcacggaagccaggcagctgctctggcaatgatcgcgctcggacggtgctcttagtgctccactggtacaggtgccatcacgatttcgctagccccaacaggtcttcgcaagcagagtttagtgttcaatgaaagagacgttAGCGTGGGTGCCAgccgtcgaatttagttcgagttcaatttcacttgcctcaacaggtcttcgcaagcggagtttagtgtccaatgaaggaatggtaTGTAAGATACTGGACACAACACACCCTACCCTACCTCTGTCCCAATAAACTTCACAACCTGATCTCCCACAATTTACACCATACAAACTTTTAAACTTGGGGCAAAACAAGGTAGGATACATTTAATAGTCCTAAAACCAAGGGTTCCCAAACTGGAATCCTGCTGCCCCTTGGGTGTCAAATAAGGGAGATGGGTAAGTATATACAGTTTATCAACATTGTTTTACACAACAAGAATATTAACTCTTGGAAGTAATTTTATTTCAGTGAGAACACGGTGAACTTGATtacataccatattttctggcaaagaaattgaaaaaattttCAGGCCAGAATTAGCAACCAACAAAGGGTAGGTTGACTAATATACCAAAACGACTTTACAGGACCGAAAAAGTCAATGTGAAATGCAGAATTTAGAAAGATAGTGATAACGTTTGAATATTTACACTACAAACCACATTGAGTTGTATCTCGGAAAATacagtatatgtgtatgggtttggCAGGGtcttgtaatgtatatatactgtcCTTTCTGGCAAAGAAGTTGACCTTTGCAGACCAGGATTTACAGTCAACAAATATTAGGTTGATTTATATACCAAAATGACTTTGGAAGAACAaaatttccatgtgaaatgcagcaggatttgtaAAGCTAGTGATGATGTT
Coding sequences:
- the LOC106874608 gene encoding 60S ribosomal protein L37; its protein translation is MTKGTSSFGKRNDKSHTHCRRCGRRSFHIQKKRCASCGYPNARKRTYNWSVKSRRRRTTGTGRMKHLKSVYRRFKNGFREGKIPKPHVKKGAAPSAAVATS